A genome region from Rhodopseudomonas boonkerdii includes the following:
- a CDS encoding SMP-30/gluconolactonase/LRE family protein: protein MPTPFATRDDDPTVISLNRRRILQTAGALAASTIVAPKAFARDFGPNAEPQRYPDPDIVVIDAKRFKAKVGNTAIKRLYTGCLWAEGPAWNAQGQFLIWSDIPANRQLRYLDDDGHISERFRYPSEESNGNSFDTEGRQLTAQRTRLVRFEHNGSVTTLAEQANGKPLNGPNDMVVSPVDKSIWFTDPGYGGVSIYEGQLANTGSVSPQQKEAVYRIDPASGQVSKVADEPFKPNGLAFSPDYKKLYVCDTGITHYPNAKNVVWQYDVNGDKLSNGKPLIDMTLDGKSGFPDGLRVDTEGNIWVGAGWVGEGYDGVQIFAPDGQRIGQIKLPETCANVCFGGKKRNRLFMTASQSLYAVYVETQGAHFC from the coding sequence ATGCCAACTCCGTTTGCCACGCGCGACGACGACCCCACCGTCATCTCACTCAACCGCCGACGTATCCTTCAAACCGCCGGTGCCCTCGCCGCCTCGACCATCGTTGCACCGAAAGCTTTCGCGCGCGACTTCGGGCCGAATGCCGAACCGCAGCGCTATCCCGACCCCGACATCGTCGTCATCGACGCCAAGCGCTTCAAGGCCAAGGTCGGCAACACCGCGATCAAGCGACTTTATACAGGCTGTCTGTGGGCCGAAGGGCCGGCCTGGAATGCGCAGGGCCAGTTCCTGATCTGGAGCGATATCCCCGCCAATCGCCAGCTGCGCTATCTCGACGACGATGGCCATATTTCCGAACGCTTCCGTTATCCCTCGGAAGAGAGCAACGGCAATTCCTTCGACACCGAGGGGCGGCAGCTCACCGCGCAGCGCACCCGCCTCGTCCGCTTCGAGCACAATGGCAGTGTCACCACACTGGCCGAACAGGCCAATGGCAAGCCGCTCAACGGACCGAACGACATGGTGGTCAGCCCCGTCGACAAGTCGATCTGGTTCACCGATCCCGGCTATGGCGGCGTCAGCATCTATGAAGGCCAGCTCGCCAATACCGGCTCCGTATCGCCGCAGCAGAAGGAAGCGGTGTATCGCATCGACCCCGCGAGCGGACAGGTGAGCAAGGTCGCCGACGAACCGTTCAAGCCGAACGGGCTCGCCTTCAGCCCGGACTACAAGAAGCTCTATGTCTGCGATACCGGCATCACGCATTACCCCAATGCGAAGAATGTCGTGTGGCAGTATGACGTCAACGGTGACAAGCTGAGCAATGGCAAGCCGTTGATCGACATGACGCTGGATGGCAAGTCCGGTTTCCCCGATGGGCTACGCGTCGATACCGAAGGCAATATCTGGGTCGGTGCCGGCTGGGTTGGCGAGGGCTATGACGGCGTGCAGATTTTTGCGCCGGATGGGCAGCGCATCGGGCAAATCAAGCTGCCGGAAACCTGTGCCAATGTGTGTTTCGGCGGCAAGAAGCGGAACCGGCTGTTCATGACGGCGAGCCAGTCGCTCTATGCCGTTTATGTTGAAACGCAGGGCGCCCATTTCTGTTGA
- a CDS encoding MFS transporter — protein sequence MSDHAGTMPSAALPQSKTLNSPARVLTASLIGTTIEFFDFYVYATAAVLVFPKLFFPAGNDTAALLASFAVFSIAFFARPIGAIVFGHFGDRVGRKTTLVAALLTMGISTVVIGLLPTHAQIGIAAPLLLVLCRFGQGLGLGGEWGGAVLLATENAPEGKRNWYAMFPQLGAPLGLFLASGTFWILLHFVSPDAFLGWAWRVPFLASIVLIVIGLWVRLSITETPEFQKAIDKAERVAVPGIELLKRHKRSLLLGTLVGLMTFVFFYVCTAYLLSYNVGVVKMSLLDALKVQIAGAVAFGTTNILAGLLADKIGRRTLLIANCLMVIVFSFFVAPLLGSGVAGIYAFALIGLAIFGINYGLIGAALAAPFPTAVRYTGSSMTFNLASIFGASLAPYIATWLQANYGLTYIGYYVLAAAVITLLAIFASGKQEV from the coding sequence ATGAGCGATCACGCGGGCACCATGCCCTCCGCGGCCCTGCCGCAATCGAAGACCCTGAACTCGCCAGCGCGCGTTCTCACCGCGAGCCTGATCGGCACCACCATCGAGTTCTTCGATTTCTACGTTTATGCCACCGCCGCAGTGCTGGTGTTCCCGAAGCTGTTCTTCCCGGCCGGCAATGACACGGCGGCGCTGCTGGCGTCGTTCGCGGTGTTCTCCATCGCCTTCTTCGCGCGCCCGATCGGCGCCATCGTGTTCGGCCATTTCGGTGATCGTGTCGGCCGCAAGACCACGCTGGTCGCGGCCTTGCTCACCATGGGCATCTCGACGGTGGTGATCGGCCTGCTGCCGACCCATGCGCAGATCGGCATCGCGGCGCCGCTGCTGCTGGTGCTGTGCCGCTTCGGGCAAGGACTCGGCCTCGGCGGTGAATGGGGCGGCGCCGTGCTGCTCGCCACCGAGAACGCCCCCGAAGGCAAGCGCAACTGGTACGCCATGTTTCCGCAGCTCGGTGCGCCGCTCGGCCTGTTCCTCGCCTCCGGCACGTTCTGGATCCTGCTGCACTTCGTTTCACCGGACGCGTTCCTCGGCTGGGCCTGGCGCGTGCCGTTCCTCGCCTCCATCGTGCTGATCGTCATCGGCCTGTGGGTGCGCCTTTCCATCACCGAAACGCCGGAATTCCAGAAGGCCATCGACAAGGCCGAACGCGTCGCCGTCCCCGGCATCGAGCTCCTGAAGCGGCACAAGCGTAGCCTGCTGCTCGGCACGCTCGTTGGTCTCATGACCTTCGTGTTCTTCTATGTCTGCACCGCCTACCTCTTGTCCTACAATGTCGGCGTCGTGAAGATGTCGCTGCTCGATGCGCTGAAGGTGCAGATTGCCGGCGCCGTCGCTTTCGGCACCACCAACATTCTCGCGGGTCTTCTCGCCGACAAGATCGGTCGCCGCACACTGTTGATCGCGAACTGCCTGATGGTGATCGTGTTCTCGTTCTTCGTCGCGCCTTTGCTCGGCAGCGGTGTCGCGGGCATCTATGCTTTCGCGCTGATCGGCCTCGCCATCTTCGGCATCAATTACGGCCTGATCGGTGCAGCCCTCGCCGCGCCGTTTCCCACTGCGGTGCGCTACACCGGCTCGTCCATGACGTTCAATCTGGCGAGCATCTTCGGTGCGTCGCTGGCGCCCTATATCGCCACCTGGCTGCAGGCGAATTACGGCCTCACCTATATCGGCTACTATGTGCTGGCTGCGGCGGTGATCACGCTGCTTGCGATCTTTGCCTCGGGCAAGCAGGAAGTCTGA
- the ppc gene encoding phosphoenolpyruvate carboxylase, whose product MTLPNDQEAAPLHGTLIADAAADAQLREDIRLLGRILGDTVRDQEGAAVFDLVENIRQTSVRFHRNEDKDARRELEAILDGMTTADTVRIVRAFSYFSHLANIAEDQNNIRRMRAQRADAASANGTLAHAVARAQEAGIDAKMLGKFFSQALVSPVLTAHPTEVRRKSTIDREMEIAALLDRRERMQLTPEETETLDEALRRAVVTLWQTNLLRRSKLTVLDEVANGLAFYDYTFLREVPRLHCRLEDSLREHGGPEALPSFLRMGSWIGGDRDGNPFVTADVMQGTVMLQSRRAFSFYLDELHALGAELSMAAHLSEVSDELRALAERSPDPSPHRAGEPYRLAISGIYARMAATAHALKLPNRRAAVGEAPPYASAAEFKADLDVLDRSLHADNSRVIARGRLRTLRRAVECFGFHLASLDIRQNSAVHERTVAELIDAAMPGKSYLALDEDARIALLSAELKNARPLSSLFVKYSEETIGELALFRMAAEVHAKFGDAAIPQCIISMCKGVSDMLEVAVLLKEVGLVDSSGRSGINIVPLFETIEDLQASAKIMDRLFALHDYRRLVDSRGGVQEVMLGYSDSNKDGGFVTSGWELYKAEIGLVDVFERHHIRLRLFHGRGGSVGRGGGPSHDAILAQPGGAVDGQIRITEQGEIIFSKYSNAEVGRNNLEILAAATLEASLLAPRQSAPRSAYLEAMEEISALAFKAYRGLVYETEGFVDYFWESTVINEISTLNIGSRPASRKKTRAIEDLRAIPWVFSWAQCRLMLPGWFGFGSAIEAWLVKHPEKGMAFLQEMHREWPFFRMLLSNMDMVLAKSSIAIASRYAELVADEILREKIFGRIRREWHLTIETLLNVMEQEGLLQGNPLLERSIRNRFPYLDPLNHVQVELLKEHRANNPDEQVLRGIQLTINGISAGLRNSG is encoded by the coding sequence CGAGGATATTAGGCTGCTTGGCCGCATTCTCGGCGACACCGTGCGCGATCAGGAAGGCGCTGCGGTCTTTGATCTTGTGGAGAATATCCGCCAGACCTCGGTGCGCTTTCATCGCAATGAGGACAAGGACGCCAGGCGCGAACTGGAAGCCATCCTCGACGGCATGACGACCGCAGACACCGTGCGCATCGTTCGTGCCTTCAGCTATTTCTCGCATCTCGCCAATATCGCCGAGGATCAGAACAATATCCGCCGCATGCGTGCCCAGCGCGCCGATGCCGCCTCCGCCAATGGCACGCTGGCGCATGCCGTCGCGCGCGCGCAGGAGGCGGGCATCGATGCCAAGATGCTCGGAAAATTCTTCAGCCAGGCGCTGGTGTCGCCGGTGCTGACGGCGCATCCGACCGAAGTCCGTCGCAAGAGCACCATCGACCGCGAAATGGAGATCGCTGCTTTGCTCGATCGCCGCGAGCGCATGCAGCTCACGCCGGAGGAAACCGAGACGCTGGATGAGGCGCTGCGCCGTGCGGTGGTTACGCTGTGGCAAACCAATCTGCTCCGTCGCAGCAAGCTGACGGTCCTCGATGAGGTCGCCAATGGTCTCGCCTTCTACGACTATACGTTTCTGCGCGAGGTGCCGCGGCTGCATTGCCGGTTGGAGGATAGTCTGCGCGAGCACGGCGGCCCGGAGGCGCTGCCATCATTCCTGCGTATGGGCAGCTGGATCGGCGGCGACCGCGATGGCAATCCGTTTGTTACCGCTGATGTGATGCAGGGCACCGTGATGCTGCAGAGCCGGCGTGCCTTCAGCTTCTATCTCGACGAGCTCCACGCGCTCGGCGCGGAACTGTCGATGGCAGCGCATCTGTCCGAGGTCTCCGACGAATTGCGCGCTCTGGCGGAGCGCTCTCCCGACCCGTCGCCGCATCGCGCCGGCGAGCCATATCGCCTGGCGATTTCCGGGATTTACGCGCGGATGGCGGCGACAGCGCATGCGCTCAAACTACCTAACCGACGCGCCGCTGTCGGTGAAGCGCCGCCTTATGCATCGGCGGCCGAGTTTAAGGCCGATCTCGACGTACTGGATCGCTCGCTTCATGCGGATAATTCCCGCGTGATCGCGCGCGGCCGGCTGCGCACGCTGCGCCGCGCCGTGGAGTGCTTCGGCTTCCATCTCGCCAGTCTCGACATCCGGCAGAATTCGGCCGTGCACGAGCGGACGGTCGCGGAGCTGATCGACGCGGCGATGCCTGGAAAGTCCTATCTGGCGTTGGACGAGGATGCGCGCATTGCGCTGCTGTCTGCCGAGTTGAAGAACGCGCGGCCATTGTCGTCGCTGTTCGTGAAATATAGCGAGGAGACCATCGGCGAACTCGCGCTGTTCCGGATGGCGGCCGAGGTGCATGCCAAGTTCGGCGATGCGGCAATCCCTCAATGCATTATCTCCATGTGCAAGGGCGTCTCCGATATGCTGGAGGTCGCGGTGTTGCTGAAGGAAGTCGGGCTCGTCGATTCCTCCGGCCGCAGCGGTATCAACATCGTGCCGTTGTTCGAGACCATCGAGGATCTGCAGGCCTCCGCCAAGATCATGGATCGGCTGTTCGCGCTGCATGACTATCGTCGTCTTGTGGATAGCCGGGGCGGTGTGCAGGAGGTCATGCTCGGCTATTCCGACAGTAACAAGGATGGCGGCTTCGTTACCTCGGGTTGGGAGCTGTACAAGGCGGAGATCGGCCTCGTCGATGTGTTCGAGCGCCATCACATTCGTCTGCGCCTGTTCCATGGCCGCGGCGGCTCGGTGGGGCGTGGTGGCGGGCCGAGCCACGACGCTATTCTCGCGCAGCCCGGTGGCGCGGTGGACGGCCAGATCCGCATCACCGAACAGGGTGAAATCATCTTCAGCAAATATTCGAATGCCGAGGTCGGGCGCAACAACCTCGAAATCCTTGCCGCGGCGACGTTGGAAGCGAGCTTGCTCGCGCCCAGACAGAGCGCGCCGCGCAGCGCGTATTTGGAAGCGATGGAGGAAATCTCCGCACTCGCCTTCAAGGCCTATCGCGGCCTGGTCTACGAGACCGAGGGCTTCGTCGATTACTTCTGGGAATCCACGGTTATCAACGAAATCTCGACGCTTAACATCGGCAGCCGTCCGGCTTCGCGCAAGAAGACGCGGGCGATTGAGGATCTGCGCGCGATTCCGTGGGTGTTCTCATGGGCGCAATGCCGGCTGATGCTGCCCGGCTGGTTCGGTTTCGGCAGCGCGATTGAGGCGTGGCTGGTCAAACATCCCGAAAAGGGCATGGCCTTCCTGCAGGAGATGCATCGCGAATGGCCGTTTTTCCGCATGCTGTTGTCGAATATGGACATGGTGCTGGCGAAGAGCTCGATCGCGATTGCTTCACGCTATGCGGAGCTCGTCGCTGACGAGATTCTCCGTGAGAAGATTTTCGGCCGCATTCGCCGCGAATGGCATCTGACAATCGAGACGCTGCTCAATGTGATGGAGCAAGAAGGGCTGTTGCAAGGCAATCCGCTTTTGGAACGCTCGATCCGCAACCGTTTTCCGTATCTCGATCCGCTCAATCATGTGCAGGTGGAGCTGTTGAAAGAGCATCGTGCGAACAATCCTGATGAACAGGTGCTGCGCGGGATTCAACTGACGATTAATGGGATTTCGGCGGGGTTGAGGAATAGCGGGTAG